The Macaca thibetana thibetana isolate TM-01 chromosome 11, ASM2454274v1, whole genome shotgun sequence genome window below encodes:
- the LOC126930527 gene encoding LOW QUALITY PROTEIN: Parkinson disease protein 7-like (The sequence of the model RefSeq protein was modified relative to this genomic sequence to represent the inferred CDS: deleted 1 base in 1 codon), whose product MASKRALVILAKGAEEMETVIPVDVMRRAGIKVTVAGLAGKDPVQCSRDVVICPDASLEDAKKEGPYDVVVLPGGNLGAQNLSESAAVKEILKEQENRKGLIAAICAGPTALLAHEIGFGSKVTTHPLAKDKMMNGGHYTYSENRVEKDGLILTSRGPGTSFEFALAIVEALNGKEVAAQVKAPLVLKD is encoded by the exons atggcTTCCAAAAGAGCTCTGGTCATCCTGGCTAAAGGAGCAGAGGAAATGGAGACGGTCATCCCTGTAGATGTCATGAGGCGAGCTGGGATTAAGGTCACCGTTGCAGGTCTGGCTGGAAAAGACCCAGTACAGTGTAGCCGTGATGTGGTCATTTGTCCTGATGCCAGTCTTGAAGATGCAAAAAAAGAGGGACCGTATGATGTGGTGGTTCTACCAGGAGGTAATCTGGGTGCACAGAATTTATCTGAGTCTGCTGCCGTGAAGGAGATACTGAAGGAGCAGGAAAACCGGAAGGGCCTGATAGCCGCCATCTGTGCAGGTCCTACTGCTCTTTTGGCTCATGAAATAGGTTTTGGAAGTAAAGTTACCACACACCCTCTTGCTAAAGACAAAATGATGAATGGAGGTCAT TACACCTACTCTGAGAATCGTGTGGAAAAGGACGGCCTGATTCTTACAAGCCGGGGGCCTGGGACCAGCTTCGAGTTTGCACTTGCAATTGTTGAAGCCCTGAACGGCAAGGAGGTGGCGGCTCAAGTGAAGGCTCCACTTGTTCTTAAAGACTAG